In Parus major isolate Abel unplaced genomic scaffold, Parus_major1.1 Scaffold273, whole genome shotgun sequence, the DNA window GGGCTCGTCCCGAGCGCTGCCAGCCCCGGGAGAGGCACCGGGAGCATCCCGGGATCCGGGAACGTTCCCTTCCCTGAGCCTCCATCAGCCGGGCGGGGCGCCAGGGACAGCCCGAGGATCCCGGGATGGGCCCCGGTGGCCCGGGGGTGGCgagcacagctggcagagagAGGGTCCGGATGGTTTTGGGGTCAGGATCCTCTTGGGACCGGGATGATTTGAGGGTCGGGATCCTCTTGGGTTCGGGATCCTTCTGGGGTCGCTCCCCGACCCTGCAGCCCCTCTTCCCGTGCCGGGGCTGTCCCCACAGGGTGGGCTGTcccggggacacggggacacggcGGGCCCCGCCTCAGCACCTCCGGCAGCCTCAAAACGGCGGCGGGGAGGAAGTGGGAGCCGAGCCCGGCGCGATGTCGGAGCTGGAGCGGCTGCAGCAGAGCGAGCTCCCCGCGGGCCGGCAGCGCCTGCGGGAGCAGCACGGGAACCTGCTCAGGGTGGCCGAGTATTGCCACAGCGGCTACCTGCAGGTCAGGGCCCGCGGCCGGCAGGGCTGGGGGCGATCCCGGCCGGGCTGGGGGCGATcccggcagggctgggggcgatcccggcagggctgggggcGATCCCGACAGGGCTGGGGCGATCCCGGCCGGGGGCGATGCTGGCCGGGCTGGAGGTGATGCTGGCCCCGTTGGGGGCGATGCTGGCCCCGTTGGGGGCGATGCTGGCCCCGCTGGGGGCGATCCCGACAGGGCTGGGGCGATCCCGGCCGGGGGCgatgctggctgggctggaggtgaTGCTGGCCCCACTGGGGGCGATGCTGGCCCAGCTGGGCGCTCTCCGGGGGTGGCCACTGGACCTTTTGCTCTGGGAGCCCGAGCATCACTGCTGGCTCCCGGCCCAGCTTCCCCTGCCgccctctgctgccttttcccgGTGCCTTGGGCTCCTCTGCTGCGCTTTCCCGGGACGGGAACCGTGAGGAACCCAGAGGGAGCGTGGCTGGGGCTCCCCAGCTGCATTTCCCCATGCCTGGGGCTCCTCAGCTGCATTTCCCCGTGGCTGGGGCTCCTCAGCTGCATTTCCCCCTGTCTTGGGTTCTCCTCTTGCTccgcagcagctctgctggtgggtttggggtggagggagggTTCTCCAGGGCTCGGTGCCTCTGGAGGAACCCGCGGGGGCCCAGCAGCGCCTCCTGGGTCGCCGCAGGGGCCCGGTGACCCCCGGAACCTTCTGGAACCCCGTGAACCCCCGGCTGCTCCCGCCCGGGGCCGGGGGAAGCgtgagaaaagcagaaggaaacagcCCCGGCGCCACCGCCGCCTCTGTCCCCCCCAGGCCGGCGACAAGAGGAAGGCGCTGGAGGAGACGATGGCTCTGAGCACGCAGGCCCTGGCCAGTGTcacctcccagctcagcagcctggcCACCGCCTTCCTGcgcctgctggagctgcaggcgGCCCGGCTGCGCCGGCTGGAGGCCGACATCACCTGCGTGGCACAGGTGGGGCCGTGCCCGGGGGGGTGGGCTCTGGGGAAAGGGCTCCGGGGGGATGGAGACCCTCCCCGAGCTCTGGGAATGCAGAACCGCACCCCGGCCTGGCGGGGAGCTCGGGGGTGTTTTATCATCACACCCAGAAATCCCAAACTGCCCCAAAATCTCCGAGCGGGAGCTCAGAGCGTTCCCGAGCTTCCCCCGCTCCGGGCCGGAGcttggggacacttggggacacttggggacacttgggggacacttggggacacttggggacattGCTGGGGGGAGCCGCCGGTCACCTGAGccccccagagcagggacacgGCGCTGGGGGGGACCCGGGGGGCTGCGGGTGGCCCGTGGTGGCACTTTGGGGACGGCGTGGCCTCGGCAGAGGGTGGACATCCACAAGGAGAAGGTGTCACGGCGCGAGATCGGCACGCTGACCGTCAGCAAGAGGCTCCCGAGCTGCCCCAAGATCGCGGCCCCCCCGAGCCCCCCCGTGCTGGAGCCCTATCACCGGACACCCCTGAGCTTCAGCGCCCTGGACGGCGTCGGCCACGGGGTCAAGGTCAGGAGGGGCCCCACGGGTGGCATTTCtgtgtccccgctgtccccagggtccccGAGGGTGCAGAGccctctttcccagctctggaaaatCCCCACAGGAGGGGTTTGGGAGCCCCAGACCCGCCCATggagcctttcccagctctgaaaGGTGCCCAGGAAAGAGTTTTGGAGACTTCCCAGCCCCACTGAAACTCCCTGACTGCAGAAATCCCCCACGAGGGGGTTCAGAGTNNNNNNNNNNNNNNNNNNNNNNNNNNNNNNNNNNNNNNNNNNNNNNNNNNNNNNNNNNNNNNNNNNNNNNNNNNNNNNNNNNNNNNNNNNNNNNNNNNNNNNNNNNNNNNNNNNNNNNNNNNNNNNNNNNNNNNNNNNNNNNNNNNNNNNNNNNNNNNNNNNNNNNNNNNNNNNNNNNNNNNNNNNNNNNNNNNNNNNNNNNNNNNNNNNNNNNNNNNNNNNNNNNNNNNNNNNNNNNNNNNNNNNNNNNNNNNNNNNNNNNNNNNNNNNNNNNNNNNNNNNNNNNNNNNNNNNNNNNNNNNNNNNNNNNNNNNNNNNNNNNNNNNNNNNNNNNNNNNNNNNNNNNNNNNNNNNNNNNNNNNNNNNNNNNNNNNNNNNNNNNNNNNNNNNNNNNNNNNNNNNNNNNNNNNNNNNNNNNNNNNNNNNNNNNNNNNNNNNNNNNNNNNNNNNNNNNNNNNNNNNNNNNNNNNNNNNNNNNNNNNNNNNNNNNNNNNNNNNNNNNNNNNNNNNNNNNNNNNNNNNNNNNNNNNNNNNNNNNNNNNNNNNNNNNNNNNNNNNNNNNNNNNNNNNNNNNNNNNNNNNNNNNNNNNNNNNNNNNNNNNNNNNNNNNNNNNNNNNNNNNNNNNNNNNNNNNNNNNNNNNNNNNNNNNNNNNNNNNNNNNNNNNNNNNNNNNNNNNNNNNNNNNNNNNNNNNNNNNNNNNNNNNNNNNNNNNNNNNNNNNNNNNNNNNNNNNNNNNNNNNNNNNNNNNNNNNNNNNNNNNNNNNNNNNNNNNNNNNNNNNNNNNNNNNNNNNNNNNNNNNNNNNNNNNNNNNNNNNNNNNNNNNNNNNNNNNNNNNNNNNNNNNNNNNNNNNNNNNNNNNNNNNNNNNNNNNNNNNNNNNNNNNNNNNNNNNNNNNNNNNNNNNNNNNNNNNNNNNNNNNNNNNNNNNNNNNNNNNNNNNNNNNNNNNNNNNNNNNNNNNNNNNNNNNNNNNNNNNNNNNNNNNNNNNNNNNNNNNNNNNNNNNNNNNNNNNNNNNNNNNNNNNNNNNNNNNNNNNNNNNNNNNNNNNNNNNNNNNNNNNNNNNNNNNNNNNNNNNNNNNNNNNNNNNNNNNNNNNNNNNNNNNNNNNNN includes these proteins:
- the ABI3 gene encoding ABI gene family member 3, with amino-acid sequence MSELERLQQSELPAGRQRLREQHGNLLRVAEYCHSGYLQAGDKRKALEETMALSTQALASVTSQLSSLATAFLRLLELQAARLRRLEADITCVAQRVDIHKEKVSRREIGTLTVSKRLPSCPKIAAPPSPPVLEPYHRTPLSFSALDGVGHGVKVRRGPTGGISVSPLSPGSPRVQSPLSQLWKIPTGGVWEPQTRPWSLSQL